In one Tachysurus fulvidraco isolate hzauxx_2018 chromosome 16, HZAU_PFXX_2.0, whole genome shotgun sequence genomic region, the following are encoded:
- the id2b gene encoding DNA-binding protein inhibitor ID-2b, translated as MKAISPVLPMRRTHVSSHTQDLGIWRSKSAWDEPLGVLCDMNDCYSRLKELVPSLPQDRSVTKMEILQHVIDYILDLQIALDSSSDNPQPQPQRRPGVSSSTEEEISSFQISHFAKEMNTDDQITI; from the exons ATGAAGGCGATTAGTCCAGTGCTTCCCATGCGGAGGACACACGTCAGCTCTCACACGCAGGATCTCGGGATCTGGAGAAGTAAGAGCGCATGGGACGAGCCACTAGGTGTGCTTTGTGACATGAACGACTGCTACAGCCGCCTGAAAGAGCTGGTGCCCAGTCTGCCGCAGGACCGGAGCGTCACTAAGATGGAGATCCTGCAGCATGTCATCGATTATATCCTGGACCTTCAGATCGCCCTGGACTCCAGCTCGGATAATCCTCAACCTCAACCACAGCGACGTCCAGGAGTTTCCTCCAGTACTGAAGAGGAAATCAGCTCCTTTCAG ATAAGCCACTTTGcaaaagaaatgaacacagaTGACCAGATAACAATCTGA